One window from the genome of Paramisgurnus dabryanus chromosome 22, PD_genome_1.1, whole genome shotgun sequence encodes:
- the LOC141281452 gene encoding uncharacterized protein encodes MAGGSPTLLLRAEVGRGRLLLKVVEVTLRNGNKSLDTYAILDDGSERTILLHPAAQKLQLIGESESLKLRTVRQDVQTLNGATVSFTLIPKAHPKKTYAIRHAFTADQLSLSEHSHPVKSLQRRYPHLRQIPLKQHNNIRPLLLIGADHTHLITPTLPVKLGPPGAPAAIKTRLGWTLQGPARDIVSSPSTKCHYISFKCPPDDIHHNVQKLWQLDTVPLRNTKLVVRSKQDRDALNQLETQTIRIPVDDVLRYATPLLRADPWPPLKAPKEAVMSRLRSCERRLLQNPSQAETYTREIQKLVDVGYVKKLTLSEAADAPESWYIPHHIVRHNGKDRIVFDCSFSYQNQCLNLQLLPGPTLGPSLLGVLLRFRQHKIAISGDIKSMFHQVRLLPQDKPLLRFLWRDLEIKSPPTIYEWQVIPFGTTASPCCAIYALQRIAKDAQADERVTYSIQHCFYVDNCLQSLPTSDEAKDLLHSLRATLSSGGFDIRQWASNDPKVICDLPPDARSDQAELWLSHHPSLDPMESTLGLHWNCHTDTLKYRHRAIEATTPTMRHIYRVLASQYDPLGYILPYTTRAKIIVQHLWAKAREWDDPNLPHNILEAWLSWERELPNLSSIVLPRCFIHWTADNPSAILDLHIFCDASEQSYGAVAYMRTEYDQQVNVSFLMARSRVAPKKQLSIPRLELCAALIGAQLFNLLQTELTLKIRRATLWSDSTTVLYWLLSDSCRYKVFVGTRVAEIQELTKGQEWRYVDSLNNPADDLTRGKHLSELSEPCRWNQGPAFLLQPPDLWPTNPTIDQAEDPIELRKPSFCGAVFLNQKPSISDPTQFTTFQDLLDSTAASYHGLTEPPATPPSAATYLDAEIAILRQAQVDSFGNDLACLQSHKPLPHSSRLLSLAPELDSMSGLIRVGGRLRQSNDLPPDVIHPVVLDPAHPITKLIIKDCDDHLHHPGPERLFAELRRKFWILRGREAVRKHQHRCTKCQQSRAKPLIPLMADLPPARLRLCKPPFYSTGIDCFGPYTVKVGRRSEKRWGIIFKCLTTRCVHLDLLSHMNADSFLMALRRFIARRGKPFELLSDRGTNFIGGNRELQEVYQSLTSDLQALLAKQRISFKFNPPHAPHFGGTWEREIRSIKIALQTTLGAQAVTEEVLRTVMIEIEGILNSKPLGYVSSDIADPDPVTPNLLLMGRHDSSLPLVTYPDSELSSRRQWRHSQILSDHFWSHFIRNYLPSLQSRQKWYTDNPNIQINTVVLILDPQLPRSLWPVGKVISLHLGKDGRCRVADVQVGDKRYTRPVARLIPLPALPEPP; translated from the coding sequence atggcCGGGGGATCGCCTACACTCCTCCTCCGAGCAGAGGTAGGTCGAGGTAGGTTGCTGCTAAAGGTAGTTGAAGTGACCCTACGTAATGGAAACAAGTCCTTAGACACGTATGCCATATTAGATGATGGATCAGAACGTACGATCCTTCTGCATCCTGCAGCCCAGAAACTTCAGTTGATAGGAGAGTCTGAGAGCCTGAAGCTGAGGACAGTGAGACAGGATGTCCAGACTCTAAACGGTGCCACTGTGTCCTTCACCCTCATTCCAAAGGCCCATCCAAAGAAAACCTATGCCATCAGGCATGCTTTCACTGCAGATCAGCTTTCCTTATCTGAACATTCTCATCCTGTGAAATCCCTCCAGCGGCGCTACCCTCATCTCAGGCAGATTCCCTTGAAGCAGCATAATAATATAAGACCCCTCCTACTCATAGGAGCTGATCATACCCACCTGATCACTCCAACACTGCCTGTAAAGTTAGGCCCCCCTGGAGCCCCAGCAGCTATCAAAACCCGTCTTGGCTGGACGTTACAGGGCCCTGCTAGAGATATTGTCAGCTCTCCCTCTACAAAGTGTCACTATATCTCCTTTAAATGTCCACCTGATGACATTCACCACAATGTGCAAAAACTGTGGCAGCTGGACACAGTACCTTTGAGGAACACAAAATTGGTTGTCCGCTCTAAACAGGACAGAGATGCACTTAACCAGCTGGAGACTCAAACCATTCGAATTCCTGTTGATGACGTCCTAAGGTATGCCACACCTCTCCTCCGAGCAGATCCCTGGCCCCCCTTAAAGGCCCCTAAGGAAGCAGTTATGTCCCGTCTTCGCAGTTGTGAGAGGAGACTGCTCCAAAATCCCTCACAGGCGGAAACCTATACGAGAGAGATCCAAAAGCTAGTTGATGTTGGGTATGTCAAGAAGTTGACTCTCTCTGAAGCAGCAGATGCCCCAGAGTCTTGGTATATACCTCATCACATTGTGCGTCATAATGGAAAGGACCgcattgtatttgattgttctTTCTCCTATCAGAATCAATGTCTGAATTTACAATTGCTTCCTGGTCCAACCCTTGGGCCTTCCCTCCTTGGAGTTCTCCTTCGTTTCAGGCAGCACAAGATTGCCATCAGCGGTGACATTAAGTCCATGTTCCACCAGGTGCGCCTGCTACCCCAAGATAAACCCCTCCTGCGCTTCCTTTGGCGTGACCTAGAAATTAAATCCCCTCCAACTATATATGAATGGCAAGTAATCCCATTTGGCACCACCGCCAGCCCATGCTGTGCCATTTATGCCCTCCAGAGGATTGCCAAGGATGCACAGGCCGATGAGCGTGTTACCTATTCCATACAACACTGTTTCTATGTGGATAATTGCCTTCAAAGTCTCCCCACATCAGATGAAGCTAAGGACCTCCTTCACTCCCTGCGTGCAACCCTCTCCTCTGGTGGCTTTGACATTAGACAATGGGCCAGTAATGACCCCAAGGTTATTTGTGATCTCCCTCCCGATGCTAGGTCAGACCAGGCAGAGCTCTGGCTGTCACACCATCCTTCTCTTGACCCCATGGAATCTACTTTAGGCCTTCATTGGAATTGCCATACAGACACCCTGAAATACAGGCATAGAGCCATTGAAGCTACTACTCCAACCATGCGTCACATCTACCGAGTACTTGCAAGCCAGTATGATCCTCTTGGTTACATCCTCCCCTACACAACAAGAGCCAAGATAATTGTCCAGCACCTGTGGGCAAAGGCGAGAGAATGGGATGACCCAAACCTTCCCCACAACATCCTAGAAGCCTGGCTTTCCTGGGAAAGAGAACTCCCTAATCTCTCCTCAATAGTACTCCCCCGTTGTTTTATACATTGGACAGCAGACAACCCCTCAGCCATCCTAGACCTGCACATCTTCTGCGATGCGTCAGAGCAGTCTTATGGCGCAGTCGCCTATATGCGCACTGAATATGATCAACAGGTGAATGTATCCTTCCTAATGGCGAGGTCCCGTGTTGCGCCCAAAAAACAACTCTCTATCCCTCGACTTGAACTATGCGCAGCCCTGATTGGAGCTCAACTGTTCAACCTCCTCCAAACCGAGCTCACCCTCAAAATCAGACGGGCTACTTTATGGAGTGACTCTACCACAGTCCTCTATTGGCTTCTCTCAGACTCATGCCGCTATAAGGTCTTTGTTGGAACCAGGGTGGCTGAAATCCAGGAACTCACCAAAGGCCAGGAATGGCGCTATGTGGATTCCCTGAACAACCCAGCTGATGATCTGACTAGAGGAAAGCATCTATCTGAGCTAAGTGAGCCTTGCAGGTGGAACCAAGGACCTGCCTTCCTCCTGCAACCCCCTGACCTGTGGCCAACTAACCCCACAATAGATCAAGCTGAAGATCCCATAGAGTTACGTAAGCCCAGTTTCTGTGGTGCCGTATTTCTTAACCAAAAGCCCTCCATCTCTGACCCTACCCAATTCACCACCTTTCAGGATCTCCTTGACTCTACCGCTGCCTCCTATCATGGGTTGACAGAGCCTCCTGCAACACCACCATCAGCAGCAACCTACCTCGATGCAGAGATTGCCATCCTAAGACAGGCCCAGGTGGATTCCTTTGGAAATGATCTAGCATGTCTTCAGTCTCACAAACCCCTTCCACATTCCAGTCGTCTTCTCTCTCTTGCTCCAGAACTGGATTCAATGTCAGGTCTCATTCGAGTAGGCGGAAGGTTACGACAAAGCAATGACCTACCCCCTGATGTTATACATCCAGTTGTCCTAGACCCTGCCCATCCAATTACAAAACTTATAATTAAAGATTGTGATGACCACCTACATCATCCTGGGCCAGAGAGGCTATTCGCTGAGCTAAGAAGGAAATTCTGGATCCTGAGGGGTCGTGAGGCTGTCAGGAAACATCAGCACAGGTGTACTAAGTGCCAGCAGTCCCGTGCCAAACCCCTTATTCCCCTAATGGCCGATCTTCCTCCTGCTCGCCTACGCCTCTGTAAACCTCCCTTTTATTCCACCGGGATAGATTGTTTTGGGCCCTACACTGTGAAAGTTGGACGACGGAGTGAGAAAAGGTGGGGAATTATCTTTAAATGCCTGACAACTAGGTGTGTACATCTAGATCTACTTAGTCACATGAATGCAGATTCCTTTTTAATGGCACTAAGGCGCTTTATAGCGCGCAGAGGCAAACCTTTCGAGCTGCTCTCCGACAGGGGTACCAACTTTATCGGGGGCAACAGAGAGCTACAGGAAGTCTACCAATCCCTGACCTCTGACCTCCAGGCACTCCTGGCTAAACAGAGAATCTCCTTCAAGTTTAATCCCCCCCACGCACCCCACTTCGGTGGGACGTGGGAGCGTGAAATTCGTTCCATCAAGATTGCCCTACAGACCACCCTAGGTGCCCAAGCAGTCACTGAAGAGGTGTTACGCACTGTGATGATTGAAATTGAAGGTATCCTCAATTCAAAGCCCCTTGGTTATGTCTCTTCTGACATTGCAGATCCTGATCCGGTGACTCCTAACCTGTTGCTCATGGGGCGGCATGACTCTTCCCTCCCCTTAGTAACGTATCCTGACTCTGAGCTAAGCAGTCGCCGTCAATGGCGTCACAGTCAGATTCTTTCTGATCACTTTTGGTCCCACTTCATTAGAAATTATCTGCCTTCTCTCCAGTCTAGACAGAAGTGGTACACTGATAATCCTAACATTCAAATAAATACTGTTGTTCTCATCCTTGACCCTCAGCTCCCCCGATCTCTCTGGCCAGTAGGGAAAGTGATTTCCCTTCATCTTGGTAAAGATGGTCGTTGTAGAGTTGCAGATGTCCAGGTGGGGGACAAACGGTACACAAGACCCGTTGCCCGCCTCATCCCACTCCCTGCCCTACCTGAACCCCCATGA